Part of the Methylovirgula sp. 4M-Z18 genome is shown below.
CCCAGGCCATGGCCGAGGCGGCGCCGATGATGAGGAGAATCGCGCCCGACAGCGTTGCCGTCTCGACGAGGATGCGGCCGAGCCGAGCCCAGTCGAATTGCCGGTAGAAAGCCAAGCCCGCAAGCAGCGTATAGGCGATGCCGATGGTCGAGACTTCCGTTGCGGTCGCGACGCCGCCCACCACCGCTGCGCGGATGATGAACGGCAAGGCAAGGGCGGGCAGCGCCAGCAGCAGGGACTTGCCGATCTCCGCCATGGTCGCACGCGGCGCAAGCTGCGCGGTTTCGTGCCGCGTCCGCGATCCGACGACGAGACAGAGGCCAATCGCCAGCACCAGGCCAGGCACCAGGCCGCCGGTAAACAGCGCGGCGATCGAAATACTGGTCACCGAGCCGATGGTGATCAGCACGATCGAAGGTGGCACCGTTTCGGTCTGCGCGCCGGTCGCGGCGAGCAGCGCGACAAGATCGCCGGCTTTCTCGCCGCGCGCGATCATTTCGGGAAACAGCGCGGGGGCGACGGCGGCCATATCGGCGGCCTTGGCGCCGGAAATGCCGGAGACGAGATACATTGCGCCGATCAGCACATAGGACAGTCCGCCGCGGACATGGCCGAGCAGCGCGCTGAGAAAACGCACCATCGCCTTGGCCATGCCGGTCATTTCCATCAGGAGGCCGAGCACGATGAAGAGCGGCACCGCCAGAAGTTGCAAATGCGCCATGCCCTCATCCATCCGGCCGACCAAAGTCGTCAGCGGTACACGTGTCGTGAGGGCAAGATAGCCGAGCGTCGCCAGCGCGAAGGAAAAGGCGATCGGCACGCCGGAGAACACGCAAGTTGCAACCAAGCCGAAGAAGAACACGAGCAGGTTCCAATTGCCGAGGCTCTTCCATATCGGCATCGCTTCCCAGAAAGCGGCCATGAGCGCGGCAACGACAACGAGCGCCGCGAACGTATGAACCCATGATGTGCGCATGGCCAGACGCAGCAGCGAAAAGACGATCATCAAGCCAATGCCGATCGGGAAGGCTGCCGCACGCCAGAGGCTGGAGATTTCAAGAGAGGGTGTTGCGACGATGCTTTCGTCCTGTGCCCAATGCAAGGTGGGACCAAGGATGCAGATGAGAAATCCCAAGCCCGCCGCCACGCTCAACGCATCGAAGAAATCGCGCCGTGCGCCGCGCAGACGCGTTACCAGGGCGGTCATGCGCATATGCTCGCCCTTGGCGAGCGCAAGCACGGCACCGAACATCGCGAGCCAGAGGAACAGGATGGAGGCGACTTCGTCGGACCAGGTGAGCGGCGCGCGAAAGACATAACGTGCGGCGACGCCGGAAAACAGAACCGCGATCTCGGCGACGACAAGACATGCCGCTGGGATTTCGACGAGGCGGATGAGCAGGCGTTCGAGGCGGGAGAATGTCACGGGAAAAATATATCTCGTGGTCCAGATCGCCCCCTCACCCCAGCGCCCCCACCGCATCCTCCAACGCGGCCCAAGCCTTATCACCGTATTTTGCCTTCCACTCCTTGTAGAACCCGGCGGACTTGAGCTTGTCGCGGAATGGCGCGGGATCGACGGTGTTGAATTTCATGCCCTTGGCCGCAAGGCTCGTCTGCAGGCCGGTGGTGAGGGTTGCAATATCGGCGCGTTCGTTCAGGCCGGCCGCGTTCAGATGTTTGCTGACGACGGTGCGGACATCCTCCGGCAGCGCTTCCCAATTGCTCTTATTGGCGAGCAGCCAGAAGCCGTCCCACATGTGATTGGTCAGCGAGCAATGGCTTTGCACTTCGTACAGCTTGGCCGTGTCGATCACCGCCAGTGGATTTTCCTCGCCATCGACGATCTTCGATTGCAGGGCGTTGTAGGTCTCGTTGAAATTGATCGTCGTGGGCGCCGCGCCGAAGGCTTTAAACAGTGCCGTCCAAAGCGGCGATGGCGGGACGCGAATCTTCAAGCCGGCAAAATCGTCCGGCGTCGCAATCGCTTTCGTCGAGGTCGTCGTCTGGCGGAACCCATTGTCCCAGATTTTTTCCAAGGCAAGGATCGTTCCGGTCTTTTCGATCTCGCCGCGGATGAAGGCGCCAAGCTTGCCGTCCATCGCCGTCCAGACCGTGTCGTAATCCTTGAATGCAAAGCCGATGCCGTTGATCGAGGCCGCGGGCACCAGCGTCGAGAGAATGAGGCCCGACAGCGTGAAGAAATCGACGGCGCCCGAGCGAATCTGCCCCAGCGTGTCGGTATCCGATCCGAGCTGGCTGGACGGGAAGATCTGCAGGTCGAAGCGCCCGCCAGTCTCTTCGCGGATCTTGTTCGCCGCCTCTTGCGCGCGGACGTTCAAGGGGTGCGAGATGGGCAGGTTATTGGCGAATTTATAGCTGAATTCCGCCGCACGGGCCCTGCCAATGGCAAAAGCCGAGACCGCGAGCGCGCCCGTACCAAGCGCAAAGCCGCGCCGCGTGAGTGTAGTCATGAATAGTCTCCCCCGTCTGCCGCCTCTTTATGCCGCCTTCGCCGATGAGACTCAATCCTTCCAAGTGACGTTCGGCGGGTCGGCTGGCAGCGGGATGAATTCGGATTCCCCCACGATCCCGGGAAAGCGCTGATTGCGCCAATCGTCTTTCGCCTGCTCGATCCGCTCGCGCGAGGACGAGACGAAATTCCAGTAGATGTAACGCTTTTCGGGTAGGGGTTCGCCGCCAATCATCATGAAACGCGTCGGACCCTGCGCTTGCAGGATGATTTCGGCGCCGGGGCGGAAAATGATGAGCTGCGTGTCGCCGAACACGCCGTCCTGGCCGACGATCTCGACGCCGCCGGAGACGATATAGATCCCCCGCTCGATATGTTCCGGCGGGATCTGGAACCGGGCGCCGGCCGCAAGCTGCACATCGGCGTAGATCAAGTCGGAATAGACCGGCACCGGCGATTTTGCGCCGAACCCCATGCCCGCCACCAGATGCAGGGTCGCGCCCTCGCCGGTCAGCACGGGCAGGCTTTGCGCGTCATGATGGGAAAAATGCCCGGCGATCTCTTCCACAGCCGTCGGCAGCGCGATCCAGATCTGTTGGCCGAACAGCGCGCTCGGCACCCGGCGCGCCTCGGGGCTGGAGCGCTCGGAATGGACGATGCCGCTCCCGGCCGTCATCCAATTCGCTTCCCCAGCTCGGATCGCCTGCATGTTTCCCGCGCTGTCGCGGTGCACGATCTCGCCGTCAATCAGATAGGTGAGGGTGGAGAGGCCGATATGGGGATGGGGCCGCACGTCCTGGCCCTCGCCGACCCGGAACACGATCGGCCCGAACTGGTCGAAGAAGATGAACGGCCCAACCATGCGGCGCATCGCCGAGGGCAAGGCGCGCCGCACCTTGAAACCGTCGCCCAGATCCCGCACGGGCGGGAGGATGACTTGTTCGACGGCGGCGTTGGAGGAAAGGGTCATGGAAACGCTCCTGTCGCGGGTGGATGTTTGGGCGGTCGGATCTATTGTCGTCTGCCTAGGATTTAGCTCCTGCCCCCAAATCGTCGAGCTTCTGGAACTCTGTGCTGTCGATCTTACCCAAGGCCTTTACACCTAGCCCAGCCAATTCGGCAAATCGGTCAGGCTCCCTTGAAGCGATGATGCAATCGGCCGCGGCAGCCAGTTTCGACCGCAAACAACGCGCCTTCCTGCGGATTGGCGGCGAGATGCTCGGCGCTCATGGT
Proteins encoded:
- a CDS encoding pirin family protein, which produces MTLSSNAAVEQVILPPVRDLGDGFKVRRALPSAMRRMVGPFIFFDQFGPIVFRVGEGQDVRPHPHIGLSTLTYLIDGEIVHRDSAGNMQAIRAGEANWMTAGSGIVHSERSSPEARRVPSALFGQQIWIALPTAVEEIAGHFSHHDAQSLPVLTGEGATLHLVAGMGFGAKSPVPVYSDLIYADVQLAAGARFQIPPEHIERGIYIVSGGVEIVGQDGVFGDTQLIIFRPGAEIILQAQGPTRFMMIGGEPLPEKRYIYWNFVSSSRERIEQAKDDWRNQRFPGIVGESEFIPLPADPPNVTWKD
- a CDS encoding TRAP transporter substrate-binding protein yields the protein MTTLTRRGFALGTGALAVSAFAIGRARAAEFSYKFANNLPISHPLNVRAQEAANKIREETGGRFDLQIFPSSQLGSDTDTLGQIRSGAVDFFTLSGLILSTLVPAASINGIGFAFKDYDTVWTAMDGKLGAFIRGEIEKTGTILALEKIWDNGFRQTTTSTKAIATPDDFAGLKIRVPPSPLWTALFKAFGAAPTTINFNETYNALQSKIVDGEENPLAVIDTAKLYEVQSHCSLTNHMWDGFWLLANKSNWEALPEDVRTVVSKHLNAAGLNERADIATLTTGLQTSLAAKGMKFNTVDPAPFRDKLKSAGFYKEWKAKYGDKAWAALEDAVGALG
- a CDS encoding TRAP transporter large permease, producing MRWGRWGEGAIWTTRYIFPVTFSRLERLLIRLVEIPAACLVVAEIAVLFSGVAARYVFRAPLTWSDEVASILFLWLAMFGAVLALAKGEHMRMTALVTRLRGARRDFFDALSVAAGLGFLICILGPTLHWAQDESIVATPSLEISSLWRAAAFPIGIGLMIVFSLLRLAMRTSWVHTFAALVVVAALMAAFWEAMPIWKSLGNWNLLVFFFGLVATCVFSGVPIAFSFALATLGYLALTTRVPLTTLVGRMDEGMAHLQLLAVPLFIVLGLLMEMTGMAKAMVRFLSALLGHVRGGLSYVLIGAMYLVSGISGAKAADMAAVAPALFPEMIARGEKAGDLVALLAATGAQTETVPPSIVLITIGSVTSISIAALFTGGLVPGLVLAIGLCLVVGSRTRHETAQLAPRATMAEIGKSLLLALPALALPFIIRAAVVGGVATATEVSTIGIAYTLLAGLAFYRQFDWARLGRILVETATLSGAILLIIGAASAMAWGLTQSGFSRTLAAAMTHLPGGSYSFLIVSILAFIILGSVLEGIPAIVLFGPLLFPIARTLGIHEVHYAMVVVLAMGLGLFAPPFGVGYYAACAIGKVDPNEGIGPIRIYMLALLAGLIVVAAVPWLSIGFL